The following coding sequences lie in one Fusarium poae strain DAOMC 252244 chromosome 1, whole genome shotgun sequence genomic window:
- a CDS encoding hypothetical protein (BUSCO:50594at5125), whose amino-acid sequence MFALYLTADLQGVTNLRPDDTQDNPFWYMFKVQCTSCRETHSNYVGVNRFETNEMSGSRGEANFVWKCKNCKRESSASVKSGPAAYEQTEPAKAQKIIEFDCRGLEFVEFKAEGEWLAEGAETGTKFTAIDLEEGEWFEYDEKSNEEVSINEIKWEVRRS is encoded by the exons ATGTTCGCTCTCTATCTGACAGCCGACTTGCAAGG GGTCACCAACTTACGTCCTGATGATACTCAAGACAACCCTTTTTGGTACATGTTCAAGGTTCAGTGTACCTCTTGCCGAGAGACTCACTCAAACTATGTTGGAGTCAACCGTTTC GAGACAAATGAAATGAGTGGAAGCCGAGGAGAAGCCAACTTTGTATGGAAATGCAAGAACTGCAAG CGAGAGTCTTCTGCATCTGTCAAGTCCGGACCTGCTGCTTATGAACAGACCGAGCCAGCTAAGGCCCAGAAGATTATCGAATTTGACTGCCGAGGTCTCGAGTTTGTCGAATTCAAGGCAGAG GGCGAGTGGCTTGCCGAGGGTGCTGAGACTGGTACCAAGTTTACAGCCATCGATTTGGAGGAGGGCGAATGGTTTGAGTATGACGAGAAGTCCAACGAGGAAGTGAGCATTAACGAGATTAAGTGGGAGGTCCGCCGTTCGTAG